A window of the Phycicoccus sp. M110.8 genome harbors these coding sequences:
- a CDS encoding zinc-dependent metalloprotease translates to MDVQTPTTRYVDWEFAKATGRRLVAAGPRVTPGEAADVVASVRASAARAQGPVAETARLHAPGDAPAPVVVDRSTWISLNADSMAALMDPVMVKIAASQKRTPGETARAITGKVSGGEAGALLAFMAGKVLGQYDLAPDGTPALMLVAPNIVQVERELGLDPHDFRLWVCMHEETHRVQFTAVPWLRDHMVERVRSLAVDLVPDPESLQETLSRLASSLPDAVRAGGTGLVDLVATPEQRRALAEVTAVMSLLEGHADVVMDEVGPQVIPSVAHIRSRFDARRKGAGAVDKLLRRLLGLEAKMRQYRDGAAFVRGVVDSVGVEGFNRIWESPETLPRPEEIDEPAAWVARVHA, encoded by the coding sequence ATGGACGTGCAGACACCGACGACGCGGTACGTCGACTGGGAGTTCGCCAAGGCGACCGGTCGGCGGCTCGTGGCCGCAGGCCCCCGGGTCACGCCCGGCGAGGCCGCGGACGTCGTCGCCTCCGTGCGCGCCAGCGCCGCCCGCGCGCAGGGCCCCGTGGCCGAGACCGCGCGGCTGCACGCCCCCGGTGACGCCCCGGCACCGGTCGTGGTCGACCGCTCGACGTGGATCAGCCTCAACGCCGACTCGATGGCCGCGCTCATGGACCCGGTGATGGTCAAGATCGCCGCCTCGCAGAAGCGCACGCCGGGGGAGACCGCCCGGGCCATCACCGGCAAGGTCAGCGGGGGCGAGGCAGGAGCGCTGCTCGCCTTCATGGCGGGCAAGGTGCTCGGCCAGTACGACCTCGCCCCCGACGGCACCCCCGCGCTCATGCTCGTCGCGCCCAACATCGTCCAGGTCGAGCGCGAGCTCGGCCTCGACCCGCACGACTTCCGGCTCTGGGTCTGCATGCACGAGGAGACCCACCGCGTGCAGTTCACCGCCGTGCCGTGGCTGCGCGACCACATGGTCGAGCGGGTGCGCTCGCTGGCCGTCGACCTCGTGCCCGACCCCGAGTCGCTGCAGGAGACCCTGTCGCGGCTGGCCTCCTCGCTGCCCGACGCCGTGCGGGCCGGCGGCACGGGCCTGGTCGACCTCGTCGCCACGCCGGAGCAGCGCCGCGCGCTGGCGGAGGTCACCGCGGTCATGTCGCTGCTCGAGGGGCACGCCGACGTCGTCATGGACGAGGTCGGCCCCCAGGTCATCCCGTCGGTCGCGCACATCCGCAGCCGCTTCGACGCCCGGCGCAAGGGCGCAGGCGCCGTCGACAAGCTCCTGCGCCGCCTGCTCGGACTCGAGGCGAAGATGCGCCAGTACCGCGACGGCGCGGCCTTCGTCCGTGGGGTCGTCGACTCGGTCGGGGTCGAGGGCTTCAACCGGATCTGGGAGTCCCCCGAGACGCTCCCGCGTCCGGAGGAGATCGACGAGCCGGCCGCATGGGTCGCCCGCGTCCACGCCTGA
- the tilS gene encoding tRNA lysidine(34) synthetase TilS: MSGPHPATAAVRLAVRGVLAECDPGDVVLAAVSGGADSLALAAALAFEAPRLGVRGGAVVVDHALQPGSAEVARQAAAACEALGLAPVSWVRVEVPRGREGVEAAARAARYDALAKAAAREGARLVLLGHTLDDQAEQVLLGLTRGAGARSLAGMPRARGLLRRPLLGVTREQTRASCGAEGLRWWEDPMNADPAYTRVRARRALVDLERDLGPGVAAALARSADQLREDADLLDGLADEAVARLGPGPWDVAALAALARPVRTRVWRRLLLAAGAPAGQLGSRHTDACDALVTDWHGQGPLSAPGPLQVTRSGGRVSIAAPAPVE, from the coding sequence GTGAGCGGCCCGCACCCGGCCACCGCCGCGGTCCGCCTCGCCGTCCGGGGGGTGCTCGCCGAGTGCGACCCGGGCGACGTCGTCCTGGCAGCGGTGAGCGGCGGGGCGGACTCCCTCGCCCTCGCCGCGGCGCTCGCGTTCGAGGCGCCGAGGCTGGGCGTGCGCGGGGGAGCGGTCGTCGTCGACCACGCCCTGCAGCCGGGCTCCGCGGAGGTGGCGCGGCAGGCCGCGGCAGCCTGCGAGGCCCTCGGGCTGGCCCCGGTCTCGTGGGTGCGGGTGGAGGTCCCCCGCGGCCGCGAGGGCGTGGAGGCCGCCGCCCGCGCGGCCCGGTACGACGCCCTCGCCAAGGCCGCGGCGCGGGAGGGCGCGCGGCTGGTGCTGCTCGGCCACACCCTGGACGACCAGGCGGAGCAGGTGCTCCTCGGCCTCACCCGCGGTGCCGGCGCCCGTTCCCTCGCCGGTATGCCGCGTGCCCGCGGCCTCCTGCGACGTCCCCTCCTGGGCGTGACGCGGGAGCAGACCCGGGCGTCCTGCGGCGCCGAGGGGCTGCGGTGGTGGGAGGACCCGATGAACGCCGACCCGGCATACACCCGGGTGCGCGCGCGGCGCGCCCTCGTGGACCTCGAGCGGGACCTGGGACCGGGGGTGGCCGCCGCGCTGGCGCGGTCGGCCGACCAGCTGCGCGAGGACGCCGACCTGCTCGACGGCCTCGCCGACGAGGCCGTGGCGCGGTTGGGCCCCGGCCCGTGGGACGTCGCCGCGCTCGCCGCCCTCGCCCGGCCCGTGCGCACGCGCGTGTGGCGGCGCCTGCTCCTGGCCGCCGGTGCCCCGGCCGGCCAGCTCGGCAGCCGGCACACCGACGCGTGCGACGCGCTGGTCACCGACTGGCACGGGCAGGGCCCCCTGAGCGCGCCCGGACCGCTGCAGGTCACCCGATCCGGTGGTCGGGTATCCATCGCCGCGCCGGCTCCGGTTGAATAG
- the hpt gene encoding hypoxanthine phosphoribosyltransferase — protein MGADLEKVLITEEEIQARLEELAAEIWAEYQDKDLLLVGVLKGAVMVMADLSRALPGTAPVDWMAVSSYGSGTKSSGVVRILKDLDTDISGKHVLIVEDIVDSGLTLSWIRSNLESRSPASVEICTLLRKPDAAKVEIDVKWVGFDIPNEFVVGYGLDYAEQYRNLRVVGTLAPHVYA, from the coding sequence ATGGGAGCAGATCTGGAGAAGGTCCTCATCACCGAGGAGGAGATCCAGGCCCGGCTCGAGGAGCTGGCCGCGGAGATCTGGGCCGAGTACCAGGACAAGGACCTGCTCCTCGTGGGGGTGCTCAAGGGCGCCGTCATGGTGATGGCCGACCTGTCCCGCGCGCTGCCCGGGACCGCCCCCGTCGACTGGATGGCCGTCTCGTCCTACGGCTCGGGCACCAAGTCCTCCGGCGTCGTGCGGATCCTCAAGGACCTCGACACCGACATCTCGGGCAAGCACGTCCTCATCGTCGAGGACATCGTCGACTCCGGCCTGACCCTGTCGTGGATCCGCTCGAACCTCGAGTCCCGCTCGCCGGCCTCGGTGGAGATCTGCACCCTGCTGCGCAAGCCCGACGCGGCCAAGGTGGAGATCGACGTCAAGTGGGTGGGCTTCGACATCCCCAACGAGTTCGTCGTCGGCTACGGCCTCGACTACGCCGAGCAGTACCGCAACCTGCGGGTCGTGGGGACCCTCGCCCCGCACGTGTACGCCTGA
- the ftsH gene encoding ATP-dependent zinc metalloprotease FtsH, translated as MDFKRILRAPLFWVVAVVAITLTVFSFSDAGGYTRIDTSAAQQLISDKKVERVVVTNNEVVDIDLKKGQTYSDGKNVKDATKVRTQYVDAAGPGIIQLLKDNPPPGGVDQQIKDTNPVLALLGSLLPIIILLAIFWFLMNQMQGGGSRVMQFGKSRAKLATKDTPKVTFADVAGVDEAVEELHEIKEFLSEPAKFLAVGAKIPKGVLLYGPPGTGKTLLARAVAGEAGVPFYSISGSDFVEMFVGVGASRVRDLFEQAKANAPAIVFVDEIDAVGRHRGAGLGGGHDEREQTLNQLLVEMDGFDVKTNVILIAATNRPDILDPALLRPGRFDRQIAVEAPDMIGRHRILEVHAQGKPMATGVDLLAVARRTPGFTGADLANVLNEAALLTARSDKKLIDDHALDEAIDRVIAGPQKRTRIMSAKERKITAYHEGGHALVAAAMNHLDPVTKVTILPRGRALGYTMVMPTDDKYSTTRNEILDQLAYALGGRVAEEVVFHDPTTGAANDIEKATGMARKMVTEYGMSERIGAIKLGQSQGEVFLGRDMGHERDYSEEIASVVDEEVRKLIENAHDEAWHVINDNRDILDHLVLELLEHETLNAKELAELFQPVRKRPLRPTWLSSETRFLSDQPPVLTPAERAAQNGSGGLESAGSDRHTAAAIDRAAEAGAVKSAEEHPPTQIIETPGNDPVDPGPGQH; from the coding sequence ATGGACTTCAAGCGCATCCTTCGAGCCCCGTTGTTCTGGGTCGTGGCCGTCGTCGCGATCACCCTGACGGTGTTCAGCTTCAGCGATGCGGGTGGCTACACCCGGATCGACACCTCGGCCGCGCAGCAGCTCATCTCCGACAAGAAGGTCGAGCGCGTCGTCGTCACCAACAACGAGGTCGTCGACATCGACCTCAAGAAGGGGCAGACCTACTCCGACGGCAAGAACGTCAAGGACGCGACCAAGGTCCGCACCCAGTACGTCGACGCCGCCGGCCCCGGCATCATCCAGCTGCTCAAGGACAACCCGCCGCCCGGCGGCGTCGACCAGCAGATCAAGGACACCAACCCGGTCCTGGCCCTGCTCGGGTCGCTGCTGCCGATCATCATCCTGCTGGCGATCTTCTGGTTCCTCATGAACCAGATGCAGGGCGGCGGCTCGCGCGTCATGCAGTTCGGCAAGTCCCGCGCCAAGCTCGCGACCAAGGACACGCCCAAGGTCACCTTCGCCGACGTCGCAGGCGTCGACGAGGCGGTCGAGGAGCTCCACGAGATCAAGGAGTTCCTGTCCGAGCCCGCCAAGTTCCTCGCGGTCGGCGCCAAGATCCCCAAGGGCGTCCTGCTCTACGGGCCGCCCGGCACCGGCAAGACCCTGCTCGCCCGCGCGGTCGCCGGTGAGGCCGGCGTCCCGTTCTACTCGATCTCAGGCTCGGACTTCGTCGAGATGTTCGTCGGTGTCGGCGCCTCCCGCGTCCGCGACCTGTTCGAGCAGGCCAAGGCCAACGCCCCTGCCATCGTCTTCGTCGACGAGATCGACGCCGTCGGCCGCCACCGCGGCGCCGGCCTCGGCGGTGGCCACGACGAGCGCGAGCAGACGCTCAACCAGCTGCTCGTCGAGATGGACGGCTTCGACGTCAAGACCAACGTCATCCTCATCGCGGCGACCAACCGCCCCGACATCCTCGACCCGGCGCTGCTGCGCCCGGGCCGGTTCGACCGCCAGATCGCGGTCGAGGCGCCCGACATGATCGGCCGCCACCGGATCCTCGAGGTGCACGCCCAGGGCAAGCCGATGGCCACCGGCGTCGACCTGCTCGCCGTCGCCCGTCGCACCCCCGGCTTCACCGGTGCCGACCTGGCCAACGTCCTCAACGAGGCCGCCCTGCTCACGGCGCGCAGCGACAAGAAGCTCATCGACGACCACGCCCTCGACGAGGCCATCGACCGCGTCATCGCCGGTCCGCAGAAGCGCACCCGGATCATGTCCGCCAAGGAGCGCAAGATCACGGCGTACCACGAGGGTGGACACGCCCTCGTCGCCGCGGCGATGAACCACCTCGACCCGGTCACCAAGGTGACGATCCTGCCGCGCGGCCGGGCCCTCGGGTACACGATGGTCATGCCGACCGACGACAAGTACTCCACCACCCGCAACGAGATCCTCGACCAGCTCGCGTACGCCCTCGGTGGCCGCGTCGCCGAGGAGGTCGTGTTCCACGACCCGACCACCGGTGCGGCCAACGACATCGAGAAGGCCACCGGCATGGCCCGCAAGATGGTCACCGAGTACGGCATGAGCGAGCGGATCGGCGCGATCAAGCTGGGCCAGAGCCAGGGCGAGGTCTTCCTCGGCCGCGACATGGGCCACGAGCGCGACTACTCCGAGGAGATCGCCAGCGTCGTCGACGAGGAGGTGCGCAAGCTCATCGAGAACGCGCACGACGAAGCGTGGCACGTCATCAACGACAACCGCGACATCCTCGACCACCTGGTGCTGGAGCTGCTCGAGCACGAGACGCTCAACGCCAAGGAGCTCGCCGAGCTGTTCCAGCCGGTGCGCAAGCGCCCGCTGCGCCCGACCTGGCTGTCCAGCGAGACCCGGTTCCTGTCGGACCAGCCGCCCGTGCTGACCCCGGCCGAGCGGGCCGCGCAGAACGGCAGCGGTGGCCTCGAGTCCGCCGGCAGCGACCGGCACACGGCCGCCGCGATCGACCGGGCCGCCGAGGCCGGGGCGGTCAAGTCGGCCGAGGAGCACCCGCCCACGCAGATCATCGAGACGCCCGGCAACGACCCGGTCGACCCGGGTCCCGGGCAGCACTGA
- the folE gene encoding GTP cyclohydrolase I FolE yields MSPDTPRHVVDQARAEAAVRELLIAIGEDPDREGLVETPARVARAYGEFFAGLALDPAAVLSKTFEIEHEEMILVRDIEVYSMCEHHLVPFHGVAHVGYIPAKDGRVTGLSKLARLVEMYARRPQVQERLTTQVADALVTYLGAQGVIVVVECEHLCMSMRGIRKPGSRTITSAVRGQLRDPATRAEAMSLLLGGKR; encoded by the coding sequence ATGTCCCCAGACACGCCACGGCACGTGGTCGACCAGGCCCGTGCCGAGGCCGCGGTCCGCGAGCTGCTCATCGCCATCGGTGAGGACCCGGACCGCGAGGGCCTCGTGGAGACCCCCGCTCGGGTCGCGCGCGCGTACGGCGAGTTCTTCGCCGGCCTCGCGCTCGACCCGGCGGCGGTCCTGAGCAAGACCTTCGAGATCGAGCACGAGGAGATGATCCTCGTGCGCGACATCGAGGTGTACTCCATGTGCGAGCACCACCTCGTGCCGTTCCACGGGGTCGCCCACGTCGGGTACATCCCGGCCAAGGACGGCCGCGTCACCGGCCTGTCCAAGCTGGCGCGCCTCGTGGAGATGTACGCCCGGCGTCCCCAGGTGCAGGAGCGGCTCACCACCCAGGTGGCCGACGCCCTCGTCACCTACCTCGGCGCCCAGGGCGTCATCGTCGTCGTCGAGTGCGAGCACCTGTGCATGTCGATGCGCGGCATCCGCAAGCCCGGCTCCCGCACCATCACGTCGGCCGTGCGTGGCCAGCTGCGCGACCCCGCCACGCGGGCAGAGGCGATGTCGCTCCTGCTCGGGGGCAAGCGGTGA
- a CDS encoding phosphatidylglycerol lysyltransferase domain-containing protein, with protein MSGRESTHTTTPRLPGFLSASKAPALLGNLTYLIGLLDLLTGLLHSWRHRLLELTEVLPGALSDAAAAATVVSGVLLLVLGHSLKRRKRRAWRAAVALLGISVVLHAAKVEPVSTLVSLGALALLVRNRREFFALGDPSTRWRAVRAFLVLGTVSFLAGTVAIWMNRRHIVGGFPSFPDLVRELLYGAVGVSGPLQFTHSRAEDIVGSLLLALGLMTAFTTVYLALRPAEPRPELTDDDDARLRLLMQRHADSLAYFNTRRDKSVVWSPTGKAGVAYRVVSGVMLASGDPLGDPEAWPGAIEAFLEEARSHAWTPAVLGCSEQAGTVWVRETGFTALELGDEAVVDTTTFTLQGRPMRNVRQMVGRIERAGYAVDVTRVRDVDPAVRDEAMKDASAWRSSDTERGFSMALGRLVDPAADPECVFVTARHDGVVRAFLQFVPWGDDGMSLDVMRRDSTAEAGVNELMIATALQRAPELGVRRVSLNFAAFRSALERGERLGAGPVLRLWRRVLLFASRWLQIESLYRFNAKFQPQWQPRFLVYPAAGDLPRVALASLEAEAFLVWPKLGRLNGAREAVGAR; from the coding sequence GTGAGCGGTCGCGAGAGCACCCACACCACCACCCCCCGGCTCCCCGGCTTCCTCAGCGCCAGCAAGGCCCCGGCCCTCCTGGGCAACCTCACGTACCTCATCGGGCTGCTCGACCTGCTCACCGGGCTGCTGCACAGCTGGCGGCACCGGCTGCTCGAGCTGACCGAGGTGCTGCCCGGGGCCCTGTCCGACGCCGCCGCTGCCGCGACCGTCGTGTCGGGCGTCCTGCTGCTCGTCCTCGGGCACTCGCTCAAGCGGCGCAAGCGGCGGGCGTGGCGTGCCGCGGTCGCCCTCCTCGGGATCTCGGTCGTGCTGCACGCTGCCAAGGTCGAGCCGGTCTCCACCCTGGTCTCGCTGGGGGCGCTGGCGCTGCTCGTGCGCAACCGGCGCGAGTTCTTCGCCCTCGGTGACCCGAGCACCCGGTGGCGCGCGGTCCGCGCCTTCCTCGTCCTGGGGACCGTGTCGTTCCTGGCCGGGACCGTCGCGATCTGGATGAACCGCCGCCACATCGTGGGCGGCTTCCCGTCCTTCCCCGACCTCGTGCGCGAGCTGCTCTACGGAGCCGTCGGGGTCAGCGGGCCGCTGCAGTTCACCCACTCCCGCGCCGAGGACATCGTCGGGTCCCTGCTGCTCGCCCTCGGCCTCATGACCGCGTTCACGACGGTCTACCTCGCGCTGCGCCCGGCGGAGCCGCGCCCCGAGCTCACCGACGACGACGACGCCCGGCTGCGCCTGCTCATGCAGCGGCACGCCGACTCCCTCGCGTACTTCAACACCCGGCGCGACAAGTCCGTCGTCTGGTCGCCCACCGGCAAGGCCGGGGTCGCCTACCGCGTCGTCAGCGGCGTCATGCTCGCCAGCGGCGACCCGCTCGGCGACCCGGAGGCGTGGCCCGGCGCGATCGAGGCCTTCCTCGAGGAGGCGCGCAGCCACGCGTGGACCCCCGCGGTCCTCGGCTGCTCCGAGCAGGCCGGCACCGTGTGGGTCCGCGAGACCGGCTTCACGGCCCTCGAGCTCGGCGACGAGGCCGTCGTCGACACGACCACGTTCACCCTCCAGGGCCGGCCCATGCGCAACGTGCGCCAGATGGTGGGCCGGATCGAGCGCGCCGGGTATGCCGTGGACGTCACCCGGGTGCGCGACGTGGACCCGGCGGTGCGCGACGAGGCGATGAAGGACGCGTCGGCCTGGCGGTCCTCGGACACCGAGCGCGGCTTCTCGATGGCGCTCGGCCGGCTCGTCGACCCTGCCGCCGACCCGGAGTGCGTGTTCGTGACCGCCCGGCACGACGGGGTCGTGCGCGCGTTCCTGCAGTTCGTCCCGTGGGGCGACGACGGCATGTCCCTCGACGTCATGCGGCGCGACTCGACCGCCGAGGCCGGGGTCAACGAGCTCATGATCGCCACCGCCCTGCAGCGGGCGCCCGAGCTCGGCGTGCGCCGGGTGTCGCTCAACTTCGCCGCCTTCCGCTCGGCCCTCGAGCGGGGGGAGCGGCTCGGTGCCGGGCCGGTGCTGCGGCTGTGGCGGCGGGTGCTGCTCTTCGCCTCGCGCTGGCTGCAGATCGAGAGCCTGTACCGGTTCAACGCCAAGTTCCAGCCGCAGTGGCAGCCCCGGTTCCTCGTCTACCCGGCCGCGGGCGACCTGCCCCGGGTCGCGCTCGCCTCGCTCGAGGCCGAGGCGTTCCTCGTCTGGCCCAAGCTGGGGCGCCTCAACGGCGCCCGCGAGGCCGTGGGGGCCAGGTGA
- the folP gene encoding dihydropteroate synthase: MGVVNVTPDSFSDGGQWFEPEAAVAHGHELLAQGADVLDVGGESTRPGAQRPSVEEELRRVLPVVQALARDGAVVSVDTMRAQVAAAALEAGAALVNDVSGGLADDGMAAVVADAGAPFVVMHWRGHSAGMQSRAVYGDVVGEVRDELLARVEALTARGVRDDRLVLDPGFGFAKLASHNWTLLARLDELLGLGHPVLVGTSRKTFLGRLGVPEGDPPREPLDRDVATAATSMHAARLGAWGVRVHHVPSTLDAMRIARAIEEAR, translated from the coding sequence ATGGGCGTGGTCAACGTGACGCCCGACTCCTTCAGCGACGGTGGCCAGTGGTTCGAGCCGGAGGCGGCAGTCGCCCACGGCCACGAGCTGCTCGCGCAGGGTGCCGACGTGCTCGACGTCGGTGGCGAGTCGACCCGGCCCGGCGCGCAGCGGCCCTCGGTCGAGGAGGAGCTGCGCCGGGTGCTGCCGGTCGTGCAGGCCCTCGCCCGGGACGGTGCGGTGGTCTCGGTCGACACCATGCGGGCGCAGGTCGCGGCCGCCGCGCTCGAGGCCGGTGCGGCCCTGGTCAACGACGTCAGCGGGGGGCTGGCCGACGACGGCATGGCCGCCGTCGTCGCGGACGCGGGTGCGCCGTTCGTCGTCATGCACTGGCGCGGCCACAGCGCGGGGATGCAGTCGCGCGCGGTCTACGGGGACGTGGTCGGCGAGGTCCGGGACGAGCTGCTCGCCCGGGTCGAGGCACTGACGGCGCGGGGCGTCAGGGACGACCGGCTCGTCCTCGACCCCGGCTTCGGCTTCGCCAAGCTGGCGTCGCACAACTGGACCCTGCTCGCGCGGCTCGATGAGCTCCTCGGGCTGGGCCATCCCGTGCTCGTCGGGACGTCGCGCAAGACGTTCCTGGGCCGGCTCGGCGTGCCCGAGGGCGACCCACCGCGCGAACCGCTGGACCGCGACGTGGCGACCGCCGCCACGTCCATGCACGCAGCCCGGCTGGGCGCGTGGGGGGTGCGCGTCCACCACGTGCCGTCCACCCTCGACGCGATGCGCATCGCCCGGGCCATCGAGGAGGCACGATGA
- the folK gene encoding 2-amino-4-hydroxy-6-hydroxymethyldihydropteridine diphosphokinase: MSDQIVLKGISARGHHGVLDFEKRDGQVFVVDVTMDVDLAPAGSSDDLADTVNYAEVAADVVALVEGEPLDLIEALAARIADRVLARPLVEAVEVTVHKPEAPVGVPFTDVQVVVSRERCTPVVVALGSNVGDSVETLQDAAVALHGLLDVTAVSRLVETDPVGGPEQPAYLNAVVTGTTHLAPSSLLAGLHDIEREHGRTREVRWGPRTLDLDLVQYGDPVFDTDVVMDTATLTLPHPRAHERAFVLVPWLQADPEAVLRVEGQVRRVGDVVAGLDTSGVRPGPDVDLLEGPW, translated from the coding sequence ATGAGCGACCAGATCGTCCTCAAGGGGATCTCGGCGCGGGGGCACCACGGCGTGCTCGACTTCGAGAAGCGGGACGGGCAGGTCTTCGTCGTCGACGTGACGATGGACGTCGACCTCGCGCCCGCCGGGTCGAGCGACGACCTCGCCGACACCGTGAACTACGCCGAGGTCGCCGCCGACGTCGTGGCCCTCGTCGAGGGCGAGCCGCTGGACCTCATCGAGGCGCTCGCGGCCCGCATCGCCGACCGCGTCCTGGCCCGCCCGCTCGTCGAGGCGGTCGAGGTGACCGTGCACAAGCCCGAGGCCCCGGTGGGGGTGCCGTTCACCGACGTGCAGGTGGTGGTCAGCCGCGAGCGGTGCACCCCGGTCGTGGTCGCCCTCGGCTCCAACGTCGGCGACTCGGTCGAGACTCTGCAGGACGCCGCGGTCGCCCTGCACGGCCTGCTCGACGTGACGGCCGTGTCCCGCCTCGTCGAGACCGACCCGGTCGGCGGCCCCGAGCAGCCGGCATACCTCAACGCGGTCGTCACGGGCACCACGCACCTCGCCCCCTCCAGCCTGCTCGCCGGCCTGCACGACATCGAGCGCGAGCACGGGCGCACCCGCGAGGTGCGCTGGGGCCCACGGACGCTCGACCTCGACCTCGTGCAGTACGGCGACCCGGTGTTCGACACCGACGTCGTCATGGACACCGCCACCCTGACCCTCCCGCACCCCCGGGCGCACGAGCGGGCGTTCGTGCTCGTGCCGTGGCTGCAGGCCGACCCCGAGGCGGTCCTGCGGGTCGAGGGACAGGTGCGCCGCGTGGGCGACGTGGTGGCCGGTCTCGACACCTCGGGCGTGCGCCCCGGGCCGGACGTCGACCTCCTGGAGGGCCCGTGGTGA
- a CDS encoding DUF3180 domain-containing protein has protein sequence MNSGTGLRWSQLVAIALVVGLVSFVGWRVYLGRGHLLSAPSWVSAVLLVLMAVLVLAAGLPVRRFLRGRATKPLSPIRAARTLVLAQAAGLTGSAVLGWYAGLVPHAIADVDLPGYRDALWRLLTVCVAAALLAVAGMLTQRMCRIDDGGEGPRREGRDDA, from the coding sequence GTGAACTCGGGCACGGGGCTGCGCTGGTCGCAGCTCGTGGCGATCGCGCTCGTCGTCGGGCTCGTGTCGTTCGTCGGGTGGCGGGTCTACCTCGGGCGCGGGCACCTGCTCTCCGCCCCCTCGTGGGTGTCGGCGGTGCTGCTCGTCCTCATGGCGGTCCTCGTTCTGGCCGCCGGGCTCCCGGTGCGCAGGTTCCTGCGCGGCCGGGCGACCAAGCCGCTGAGCCCGATCCGTGCCGCGCGCACGCTGGTGCTGGCGCAGGCCGCGGGGCTCACCGGGTCGGCCGTCCTCGGCTGGTACGCGGGCCTGGTCCCGCACGCGATCGCCGACGTCGACCTGCCGGGCTACCGCGACGCGCTCTGGCGGCTGCTCACGGTCTGCGTGGCGGCCGCCCTGCTCGCGGTCGCGGGCATGCTGACGCAGCGCATGTGCCGCATCGACGACGGGGGCGAGGGCCCCCGCCGCGAGGGCCGCGACGACGCCTGA
- a CDS encoding NADH-quinone oxidoreductase subunit D, whose amino-acid sequence MSTTGDQRELTVGMGAGGLATADMVLNIGPQHPATHGVLRLRIVVDGERIVSADPIVGYMHRGAEKLFEVRDYRQIVVLANRHDWLSAFANELGVVLGVERMLGMEVPERAVWARTLLAELNRVLNHLMFLGSYPLELGAITPIFYAFREREELQAVMEEASGGRMHYMFNRVGGLKEDLPAGWLDRVDRAVAAVRRRLPDLESMLVGNEILEARTRGVGVLAPETIAAYGVSGPIARASGVDVDLRRDEPYLAYAELFAEGGPGRVVTRTDGDCLARLEVLLEQVHVSLDLAEACLDRLRSLPRGPVNVRLPKVLKVPEGDLYTATENPLGFNGYYLVSRGEKTPWRLKLRSASFNNVSVLGEVLPGNLVSDMVAILGSMFFVVGDVDK is encoded by the coding sequence ATGAGCACCACCGGCGACCAGCGCGAGCTCACCGTCGGCATGGGGGCGGGCGGCCTGGCCACCGCCGACATGGTGCTCAACATCGGCCCGCAGCACCCGGCGACCCACGGGGTGCTGCGGCTGCGGATCGTCGTCGACGGCGAGCGCATCGTCAGTGCCGACCCGATCGTCGGGTACATGCACCGCGGCGCCGAGAAGCTGTTCGAGGTGCGCGACTACCGGCAGATCGTGGTGCTCGCGAACCGGCACGACTGGCTCTCGGCGTTCGCCAACGAGCTCGGCGTGGTCCTCGGCGTCGAGCGGATGCTCGGCATGGAGGTCCCCGAGCGCGCGGTCTGGGCGCGCACCCTGCTCGCCGAGCTCAACCGGGTGCTCAACCACCTGATGTTCCTCGGCTCCTACCCGCTCGAGCTCGGCGCGATCACCCCGATCTTCTACGCGTTCCGCGAGCGCGAGGAGCTGCAGGCGGTCATGGAGGAGGCGTCCGGCGGCCGGATGCACTACATGTTCAACCGCGTGGGCGGCCTCAAGGAGGACCTGCCCGCTGGGTGGCTCGACCGGGTCGACCGTGCCGTGGCGGCGGTCCGCCGCCGACTGCCCGACCTCGAGTCGATGCTCGTGGGCAACGAGATCCTCGAAGCGCGCACGCGCGGGGTGGGCGTCCTGGCCCCGGAGACCATCGCGGCATACGGCGTCTCGGGGCCCATCGCGCGGGCGTCCGGCGTCGACGTGGACCTGCGCCGCGACGAGCCCTACCTCGCGTATGCCGAGCTGTTCGCCGAGGGCGGGCCCGGCCGGGTCGTGACCCGCACCGACGGCGACTGCCTGGCGCGGCTGGAGGTGCTGCTCGAGCAGGTGCACGTCAGCCTCGACCTGGCCGAGGCGTGCCTCGACCGGCTGCGGTCGCTCCCCCGGGGCCCGGTCAACGTCCGGCTGCCCAAGGTGCTCAAGGTCCCCGAGGGCGACCTCTACACCGCCACCGAGAACCCGCTCGGCTTCAACGGCTACTACCTGGTCTCGCGCGGCGAGAAGACGCCCTGGCGGCTCAAGCTGCGCTCGGCGTCGTTCAACAACGTGTCGGTGCTCGGCGAGGTGCTGCCCGGCAACCTCGTCTCGGACATGGTCGCCATCCTGGGCTCGATGTTCTTCGTCGTCGGCGACGTCGACAAGTAG